GGAAAAAGCAGATTTGGAAACCATTATTTTTGATGAAATTAAAACACTGCAATCTTGGTGCATTCAAAAGGGGATTGGTTTTGAAGTAGATCTGAAGGAGCAATTTGTATGGAGTGACAGCAAGTGGCTTTCTTTTGTCATCAGGCAATTTCTTACGAATGCGGTCAAGTATAGTGAATCAGGCGACATAGAAATAAAAAGCTTTACTGAAGACGGCATGATAAAGCTATCCATTACAGATTATGGGGTGGGGATAAGCAACCGTGATTTGCCAAGGATTTTTGAAAAAGGATTCACATCCACTTCTAACCATCATAACCAGGCAGCAACAGGAATGGGCTTATATTTAGCCACACAGGCAGCAAATGCACTTTCCATCACCATTACTGTTGAATCCGCGTTATCTAAAGGGTCTACTTTTACCCTTACCTTCTCAAAAACTAACCAGTTCACCAACGTTTGGAGCATGTGACAAAACTGTCACACGCTTCTTCATTTTGTTAGGTGAATCGAAGGAAATGGAAATATCTCCGTTTTATAATGGTGATAGAAAAGGAGAGTGAAAGCATGACCATCTTGCATGCCTCAAATATACAAAAAAGCTACGGTAATCGATTTAACAGGCAAGAAGTACTAAAAGGAATCGATATAATATTAGAAGAAGGCGAGTTCGTGAGTATCATGGGGGCTTCCGGCTCTGGGAAAACCACCCTACTCAACGTCCTATCATCCATAGATAAAGTCTCAGAAGGTAACATTCGAATCAACAACAAAGAGATTACCACCCTTAAGGAAAAACAGCTGGCAGAGTTCCGGAAGCACCATCTTGGATTCATCTTTCAGGAATATAACCTGCTTGATACTTTAACTGTAAAAGAGAATATCCTATTGCCGCTGTCCGTAGCTAAAGTATCCAAAAAGATAGCCGACGAGAAGTTTCAGGCAGTAGCGGACGAGCTTGGAATTTTTGATATAAAGGACAAATATCCAAATCAAATCTCCGGCGGACAAAAGCAGCGAACCTCTGCAGCGAGAGCCTTCATCCATGAGCCAAGCATCATTTTTGCAGACGAACCAACAGGTGCACTAGATTCCAAAGCCGCTTCTGACTTGTTAAACAAGCTCAGCGACCTGAACAAAAAACGAAAAGCAACCATCATTATGGTGACACACGATCCTGTCGCAGCAAGCTATTGCAGCAGAATCATCTTTATCAAAGACGGGCAAGTCTACACGCAACTGAATAAAGGAGATGAAACACGACAGGACTTTTTCAAGGACATCATGCGCACTCAAGGTGTGCTTAGCGGGGTGCAATATGAGCACTAATCAATTGATCCTCCGTAACCTGAAAAAGAATATTAAAAATTATCTACTATATGTCTTTGCATTGGTGTTCACTGTCGCTCTTTATTTTTCCTTTGTCACCTTGCAATTCGACCCTTCCATGGATGCAGCGGAAGGTACAGTAAAAGGAGCAGGTGCGATAAAAGCTGCCTCTGTATTATTGATTGCCATTGTCTCTGTCTTTTTGCTGTATGCCAACACTATCTTCATCAAGCGTCGCAGCAAGGAAATTGGGCTATTCCAACTGATCGGGATGACAAAAGGAAAGATTTTTCGCATCTTGACCATGGAAAATTTTATCCTTTATTTCTCTTCCACCTTACTTGGCGTTTTAGCCGGCTTTTCATTCTCTAAGCTTATTTTACTGATTTTGTTTAAAGTTACAGGTGTTGATTCAGCAGCTGAATTGCGCTTTTCCCCTGAAGCGCTAAATCAAACGCTACTGGTGTTTGGGTGTATCTTTGTGCTGATCATGGCAATGAATTATCTTTTTATCAAAAAGCAGACCATTCTCTCCTTGTTTCGCGTCCTTTCTTCCTCAGAGGAAATGGTTAAAAAAATCTCCGTTTGGGAGATCCTTATTGGCATAGCTGGATTGGTCCTTATTAGCTCTGGTTACTATATATCTTCGAGAATGTTCGACGGAAATTTGTCCTCTGTTAACATCCTCTTTCTGACCATGATTTATATCCTCGGCTCCGTTATTATCGGAACTTATTTATTTTATAAAGGCTCTGTTCGATTTATCTTTCATTTAATCCGTAAGAAAAAAGGTGGCTATTTATCAATCAATGAGGTCTTGTCCCTTTCTTCCATCATGTTCCGGATGAAGTCGAACGCCTTCTTGTTGACGGTCATTACTACCGTTTCAGCGTTAGCAATCGGGCTATTGTCTTTAAGCTATATCTCTTATTATTCTGCGGAAAAATCTGCCGAGCGAAATGTACCTAATGATTTCTCCATCTACCATTCAGAGGATGCCGCCACGTTTAAAAAAGCACTGGAAGACGAAGAAATCTCCTATACCGTAAAGGAGATAGAAGTGTATCAAGCTAATGTGAATATGGAAGAGGTTTTAAATTCAGATACGGAAGGACTCAATGTCGATCCAGGTTCTCTCCAAACAGCTGTGATTGGAGAAAGTTCCGTGGATGGCCTTGAACTATCAGAAGGAGAGGCGATACTTAGCGGATACAGTAGTGCGCTTTCTTCCTTAATCACCTTTAAAGACTCAGGTAGGATTGAGCTGATAGGTAAGACGGAGCGGATTCCTCTGGATTATTTAGAATTAAGGGATGATTTCATATTATCTTCTCCCTATACATTTAGCGGATTTCCAGTAGTAGTGGTGGATGAATCTGTCATGGAAAAGCTATCAAATGACCTAGATCAAGAAATTCAGAGATCTTCTTTCCTATATACGGGAATTGATATCCCTGACGAGCAGGATTTAGACCACGCCAACACCATTTTCACAGAGCTTGACTTAGCGAACACTTGGCCAAATGAGTCTCAGTTACTTACAAGCAACAGCATGAAAAACAACATGGGATTTGTCATGTTTATTGTTGGATTCCTCGGTCTGACATTCTTAATCACATCCGGTTGCATTCTTTACTTTAAACAGGTGGATGAAAGTGAAGAAGAACGGCCAAACTATACCATTTTACGGAAGCTCGGCTTCACACAATGGGATTTACTCAGAGGGATACAAGCTAAACAGCTTTTCAATTTTGGGATACCACTTATTGTCGGCTTGCTTCACAGCTATTTTGCCGTTCAGTCAGGCTGGTTCTTCTTTGGAACCGAAGTATGGACGCCGATGATTATCGTCATGATCATCTATACGGGGCTTTATTCGATATTCGGATTACTCTCTGTTATCTACTATAAAAGAGTGATTAAAGATGCACTTTAAGCAGGAAAGGGATTCGTCCCTTTCCTATTTTTTATGCCTCTTCCAGCCTTCCTAATCGTTGAAGCATTAGCGTAGAGAAAATATAACAATTTCATTGATATTATTTCTCAATTACTTATTGACTTCCCTTATTAATAGTCTTATAGTAATAGTTGTAGCGACACTGATAATCATTATCATTATTGTAAACATAATTTAAACTGGGGGTTACATAATGGTTCGCCTATACACAAAAGACCTGAACATTGGCTATGGTGAACGCTTAATCATAAAAGACTTATCTATTGAAATACCAGACAAACAGATTACAACGATTATTGGCTCTAACGGCTGCGGAAAATCCACGCTATTAAAAGCCATCACTAGAATCATCTCCCACCAATCTGGAGCTATCCTGCTAGATGGACAAGAAATTGCCAAAGAAAACACGAAATCACTGGCAAAAAAAATGGCGATTCTGCCTCAAACGCCTGAAAGTGTAAGCGGATTAACTGTCGGAGAGCTGGTATCCTATGGTCGTTTCCCCTATCAAAAAGGTTTTGGAAGATTGACCAAAAAGGATTATGAGGTCATAGACTGGGCACTTGAGGTGACAGGGACAACGGAATTTAAATACCGCTCGGTTGACGCGCTATCGGGTGGTCAACGCCAACGCGTTTGGATTGCGATGGCCTTGGCTCAGGAAACGGAAATCATTTTCCTAGATGAACCTACCACCTACTTGGACATGGCTCACCAGTTGGAAGTGTTGGAGCTTCTGCAAAAGCTAAATAGAGAACAGGAACGCACCATTATCATGGTCCTGCACGATTTAAACCAGGCAGCCAGATTTGCCGATTACCTTATTGCTTTAAAAGATGGAAACATCATCAAATCAGGAAATTGCGAAGAAGTAATTACACCTGAAGTTTTAAGAGGAGTATTTCAAATCGACGCCCAAATTGGCCGCGATCCACGAACAAACAAGCCTATGTGCTTAACCTACAACTTACTTAAAGGAGACAACCAAGATGAAAAAATTAATGATTCCATTCGTATTCATGCTATTGCTGGTCGTTAGTGCCTGCGGAAACACAAATAATAATGCAAGTAATAATACAAGTAATAATAATGCTGATAGTTCTAATGAAGGTA
This window of the Sutcliffiella horikoshii genome carries:
- a CDS encoding ABC transporter ATP-binding protein, with protein sequence MVRLYTKDLNIGYGERLIIKDLSIEIPDKQITTIIGSNGCGKSTLLKAITRIISHQSGAILLDGQEIAKENTKSLAKKMAILPQTPESVSGLTVGELVSYGRFPYQKGFGRLTKKDYEVIDWALEVTGTTEFKYRSVDALSGGQRQRVWIAMALAQETEIIFLDEPTTYLDMAHQLEVLELLQKLNREQERTIIMVLHDLNQAARFADYLIALKDGNIIKSGNCEEVITPEVLRGVFQIDAQIGRDPRTNKPMCLTYNLLKGDNQDEKINDSIRIHAIAGR
- a CDS encoding ABC transporter ATP-binding protein, whose protein sequence is MTILHASNIQKSYGNRFNRQEVLKGIDIILEEGEFVSIMGASGSGKTTLLNVLSSIDKVSEGNIRINNKEITTLKEKQLAEFRKHHLGFIFQEYNLLDTLTVKENILLPLSVAKVSKKIADEKFQAVADELGIFDIKDKYPNQISGGQKQRTSAARAFIHEPSIIFADEPTGALDSKAASDLLNKLSDLNKKRKATIIMVTHDPVAASYCSRIIFIKDGQVYTQLNKGDETRQDFFKDIMRTQGVLSGVQYEH
- a CDS encoding ABC transporter permease; translation: MSTNQLILRNLKKNIKNYLLYVFALVFTVALYFSFVTLQFDPSMDAAEGTVKGAGAIKAASVLLIAIVSVFLLYANTIFIKRRSKEIGLFQLIGMTKGKIFRILTMENFILYFSSTLLGVLAGFSFSKLILLILFKVTGVDSAAELRFSPEALNQTLLVFGCIFVLIMAMNYLFIKKQTILSLFRVLSSSEEMVKKISVWEILIGIAGLVLISSGYYISSRMFDGNLSSVNILFLTMIYILGSVIIGTYLFYKGSVRFIFHLIRKKKGGYLSINEVLSLSSIMFRMKSNAFLLTVITTVSALAIGLLSLSYISYYSAEKSAERNVPNDFSIYHSEDAATFKKALEDEEISYTVKEIEVYQANVNMEEVLNSDTEGLNVDPGSLQTAVIGESSVDGLELSEGEAILSGYSSALSSLITFKDSGRIELIGKTERIPLDYLELRDDFILSSPYTFSGFPVVVVDESVMEKLSNDLDQEIQRSSFLYTGIDIPDEQDLDHANTIFTELDLANTWPNESQLLTSNSMKNNMGFVMFIVGFLGLTFLITSGCILYFKQVDESEEERPNYTILRKLGFTQWDLLRGIQAKQLFNFGIPLIVGLLHSYFAVQSGWFFFGTEVWTPMIIVMIIYTGLYSIFGLLSVIYYKRVIKDAL